From Aedes albopictus strain Foshan chromosome 1, AalbF5, whole genome shotgun sequence, one genomic window encodes:
- the LOC134288011 gene encoding putative uncharacterized protein DDB_G0271606, with product MLKSNSRAKARRKQEQKQEQKQEQKQEQKQEQKQEQKQEQKQEQKQKQKQEQKQEQKQEQKQEQKQEKKQEQKQEQKQEQTQEQKQEQKQEQKQEQKQEQKQEQKQEQTQEQKQEQKQEQKQEQTQEQKQEQKQEQKQEQKQEQKQEQKQEQKQEQNQEQKQEQKQEQKQEQKQEQKQEQKQEQKQEQKQEQKQEQKKQEQKQEQKQEQKQEQKQEQKQEQKQEQKQEQKQEQKQEQKQEQKQSKSRAKAEQKQSKSRAKAEQKQEQKQSKSRAKAEQKQSKSRAKAE from the exons agcaataGTAGAGCAAAAGCAAGgcgaaagcaggagcaaaagcaggagcaaaagcaggagcaaaagcaggagcaaaagcaggagcaaaagcaggagcaaaagcaggagcaaaagcaggagcaaaagcagaagcaaaagcaggagcaaaagcaggagcaaaagcaggagcaaaagcaggagcaaaagcaggagaaaaagcaggagcaaaagcaggagcaaaagcaagaGCAaacgcaggagcaaaagcaggagcaaaagcaggagcaaaagcaggagcaaaagcaggagcaaaagcaggagcaaaagcaagaGCAaacgcaggagcaaaagcaggagcaaaagcaggagcaaaagcaagaGCAaacgcaggagcaaaagcaggagcaaaagcaggagcaaaagcaagagcaaaagcaggagcaaaagcaggagcaaaagcaggagcaaaaacaGGAGCAAaatcaggagcaaaagcaggagcaaaagcaggagcaaaagcaggagcaaaagcaggagcaaaagcaggagcaaaagcaggagcaaaagcaggagcaaaagcaggagcaaaagcaggagcaaaag aagcaggagcaaaagcaggagcaaaagcaggagcaaaagcaggagcaaaagcaggagcaaaagcaggagcaaaagcaggagcaaaagcaggagcaaaagcaggagcaaaagcaggagcaaaagcaggagcaaaagcagagcaaaagcagagcaaaagcagagcaaaagcagagcaaaagcagagcaaaagcagagcaaaagcaggagcaaaagcagagcaaaagcagagcaaaagcagagcaaaagcagagcaaaagcagagcaaaagcagagtaa